The Brassica napus cultivar Da-Ae chromosome C7, Da-Ae, whole genome shotgun sequence genomic interval AGATTCGGTTTGTTCCCTTCCCGTACTGTACCTGATCAGATACAATACGCCGATCTATTATCAGTACCCACGCTCTATCCCTTCGATCCAGTATCATTGTCTCTCGGTATCCCAGTCGCAATCCGATCATGTTCAGATCAGACGGAGTCGCAGTGCACCAGACAGACCCGCGGCCAGTAATTGAGACCCCGATCCGCCTTCCGGCCAACTCTCTCTATCTTTCCGATCAGAATCGCCTTCTCTCtgtatttctctctctctctctagtctgtCCTGAACCGTATAGAGCAGAGATCCTTTCTGATCCGCGGGATTTCCATTAAAAGGGAGTTTGGGTGGTTACTTCTCGACCTTAACCGCCCATAACCGTTTTACTCAACTGCTCACGCGCTTAATCCCATCTGTAACTGCTCTAGGGCTGTTTAACTTAACTTCCCGACAGTTAATTAACCGCTCCATAACTGCTTGACAGTTCCAAGTCCCATAAACCGTCCTAGTTGGTTACACCGTCCAGTAGTCACTTAGGAACCGTCTAGTAACTGTTTCGGTAACTACTTAGTAACCGTTCCGGTAACTGATCCCGCCATTCTCCATAGCTAATCAGTTCATGTTCAGCTCAGTATCTGTTCCCGTCAGAATGTACAACAGTTAGTCCGTACATAGGCTAACTGATCTCAGAAGACAACTCCAGCTGCCTTGTATGAATCCATCCAGCTTAGTCCGACAAGCTCAACTGCTATGTTTGGACAGACAGTATCTTCTTAACCTGACCAGTACTATCCAGATGTAATGTCCAACATGTCTATCTTGTCTGATCAGTCCGACCTTGgactgatccagttcagactgcgggatggggatgctacatgtctcccccacttggaatgaattcgtcctcgaattccgTAGTTAATAGAACTTTGTTCTATCCAATCAGAacagtctcccccacttggaaTGAATCCCAATCAAACGGCACTCATGCCTTAACTCAATGCTCAGGCTTTCGGTCACTCGACCATTACTGTGTTCAAGACTTCCTGATCACAATCACGCTTGAATATGATCTCAGATATCAATTATTCAATCCGGTGTCTTTaccatttctttttttaaatctcaaCAGACTCGGTTCAATGCACCAACTCACTAAGCATAGTAGTCCTTACTTCCGAGCAATCTCTTGGTGTTTGGACACACACTTTGGCGAGAACGCTAGACTCCCAACAGTGCTGACTATTTTACCTCAATTCTCGAAGTGTTAACTCACTAtcttagtaaaatattttttttccagctTAAACTTTAACCAATCACTGTCACTTTATTGACTCAACTTTTGTCCCTCCGGAACTCAGTTCCAACCAGTCTCAGTCCAATCCGACTTGACTGATTGATTCTCGCACTACAGGGTTCCTTAGCATGGCCTCACTTCGAATACTAGGAACTTAATCTTTTCAGAACGCATGGATCTCATCTTGATCCTTACAGTTGTTTCCTCGGATCACTCCCTGATCCTAACCAGTCCCCGACCACCTATGATGATCGATATCAGATTTTCTCAGATCCTTACTGATCTTTATTGACACCTCTGGATCATTCTTGATCTTTACAGACATTTCTTACCGGATCCTACACTTGATCCCTTGCACAGTTTTCCTTTCGGACTCCCAGTCCTTCCTGGTTCACAATCCCATAATGACAAACTCAACTTGTTCCCATTGACTCAGTCTTAGTTATGTCTTGAAAACTCATCAGTTCCAAAACGACATTAGTTCATACGATACATACCTAACAGACAAACTTCCTACAGACATGTGATGGCAAACTTTCACTAGTTCCCATCCATGCTTTCATCGCGATCGGAAACCTACAGTAGTGAACTCCATGAGTTCCAGTGACAGTACAGTTATGTCTTGAAAGGTGCATCTCCCACAAACATCAGATTGGGTTTCCGCAGACTCCAGTACAGACACGCGATGGCGAACTAATCTAGTTCCCACCGACGAGATAACAGTTACGTCTTGGCAACTCTGTTTTCCCACAGACGTCAGGACAGAACACGTGATGATAGACAGTCACGTCTTGGAAACTCTCGGTTTCCATAGACGCTAGAACAGACAGTATCAGAACAGTTATGCCTCAGCAAACCCAAGCAAACCCACTCGGTTCCAAAGGACATATCATCAACACTAACACTAAGGTTTCAGTATTCCCACTTGTCCAGTTAATCAGACACTTAGTCTGGTCTAGCATTATCATTCCAAGTCATCGAGTAGCCGTTTTACTATCCAGTTAAGTCTTAATGAGCACCTCAGCCATAAGCACCTAGACTGATATAGACTCTCACATGAAAGGAATTAATAATCTAAACTCAAATGATCGTCCCAAATCATCGAGCCGTCATCCAAATTTCAGTAAGTCTTAGCTAGCGTCACCGCCCCTAAGTACCTTGTCTGATCTAGACGCTCATGATAGGAACCAATCATTTACTACTTTTGAAACTCTGACCACAACTCATCATCTATGGCATCTTGTACCTCCTAGTAGTTTCTTGATCACCTAACAAGTCTTTGGCAAGTACACCTGACTTCCAATCTCTTGTTCCGATAATCTCAACTCTCGGACCGCACAAACCTACCAAGACGATCAACCTTAGTCAACCTTGACAATTCCTTTGTCCAGTTCCTATATCCAGACTTGCCTACACCCACCACTTGCTAAGTGTAAGTCTCACTcagatttttttccaaaaatctTTTTATGAAACTTCTAGTTAAATTTTCCCGGACCAGCTTGTCCATTACCTTGAAAACCTTAGAATCCGTCTAAGAATTGCCAACAGACGTTCCATTCGAATGTAAGTCTCCGTACTTCGCATTCCAGCATCAGTGCCTTGGCCATTAGTCCTTAGGCTCTTCCATGGACGACTAGTCCAATTCAGTTTTCCAATCTTTCAGGTTATCTCTTAGCAGAGACGATCCATTGCCTTAACCCGTCCTTAACCTGTTCATTGAGATACTAACTCAATTCTCGGACCAACTGTCCAACTCAGTTCCCGTTTACAACATCCGGCTCATCCACTCGGCTATCTTTCCTTGAAGTCCTTCCGTCTGAAGTCCCCCTTTCAGATCCAGTTACGGACGTCTTGTCCATACAAAATTAAACTCGTCAGCTCCTTGGCTTCATATCCGACCTCATTGTCCTTGACAGTTCATTGTCTTACTTTGACATTTTTGAATCATCTTTCGCTTTCTCGAACAGcttggttcttctttactctAGTCTGCTTAACCTTCTTTAAGCTTCAGAAATCTCCTAGTCAATCCTTCCCGTTTCTTCACTTCAGAATCCGGATCCATTGACCTAAGTAAACCTCTCTGTTGTTTCCAACACTTAGAATAATTTCTTGGATAACTCTCTCGAGTAATCCAGAACACCTTAAGCAGTCCGATCATTCTCCAAAGGATCTTAACTCAGACTTCATTCAACCAATCCAATCATTCATCAATGATCTTATTTCCGGTTTCTTTCCAGTTAGACTTCTAACTTACATTTGCCCATACAAAGTGTAAGTCCGACTTGATCACTCCCAAGATCAAGTCTCACGTCAGTTCTCCAATGCTCGTGCTTAGCATTTTCCACGTCTGTTCGGTCTAGACAAATCTTGAATAATCCTTCCAACTCTGTCCTAGAACCGtaattgctctgataccacttgtgaGGCCCCGACCCGGTTTCCCTTACCGCCGGTACGTCCTCAGTTCGCTTCCCTCGACCAAACTGGCCCTATCTAGGATTTTTATCCAGTTTTCCTCTATGAGGTTCAGTTCAGTTCCCTAAGTTCATTAAATCTATCCAGCATCCTAGCAAAATACTAAGACTGACAATATAATAAACATGTACCTCACTGCATCGGTGCTAGTTGTCCGCCAGTCCATCCATACGCTTCATCATTGTTGTCTTCATCCTTTCCCGTTCGTTCTTATCCAGCCAGCTCGATCAGATACTTAACCGAATCCCCTTGTTACTTAGTcactcagccaaccatccccacatgACCATGAACAAAGAGAGACGGCTTGGTTTCCAACCAGCCATCCAGAACAGATAGTACGCCAGCCTTGCTAGCGTTCCAGAACCAGTCATTGATCACACCTAGACGAGTCAGTACATACTCGGCTCTACAGCCCTCGATCCCGTCAGTACTCCTCACGGCCATCCTGTCCTGGCTATGTCTCCAACCCGCCTTCCAGTACCGACAGTACGCCAGCCTTGCTAGCGTTCCAGAACCAGTCATTGATCACATCTAGATCAATCAGTACGAACTCGGCTCTGCAGCCTATGATCCAACCAGTACTATCACGCATCCAGATCCCTGTAAACACACCCGGCTTCACAGCCACCTTCctgcctctccaccatacgatCAGATCATATCTTCTCAAGATCCAACCAACACTCAGTCCGCGATGAATAGAAGATGCCTCGCTACCAGCCGTTCCATCAAGACACAACCATTACCATCGTCAGAACAGAACTAAGACTCGATCTGAGTCTTAACCGTCAGAATCGCCTTCCAGCACCAAACATCCGATAACCGCCTCAGATAACTCTTGCCGTCTGATCTGTATCATCAGTACTGACGCCTCCCATCAGAAACCATCAAACCGTGTACAGAACCAGCCGAGACAGCCTCCACAGGACTCGCCATCCATCAGGGAATATCCGCATCATCAAGCCCACGGTATGAAGGACAACTCGAATTAACAAGAACCCACGCAGAACACAGATTCGGTATGTTCCCTTCCCGTACTGTACCTGATCAGATACAATATGCCGATCTATTATCAGTACCCACGCTCTATCCCTTCGATCCAGTATCATTGTCTCTCGGTATCCCAGTCGCAATCCGATCATGTTCAGATCAGACGGAGTCACAGTGCACCAGACAGACCCGTGGCCATTAATTGAGACCCCGATCCGCCTTCCGGCCAACTCTCTCTATCTTTCCGATCAGAATCGCCTTCTCTCtgtatttctctctctctagtctgtCCTGAACCGTATAGAGCAGAGATCCTTTCTGATCCGCGGGATTTCCATTAAAAGGGAGTTTGGGCGGTTACTTCTCCGCCTTAACCGGCCATAACCATTTTACTCAACTGCTCACGCGCTTAATCCCATCTGTAACTGCTCTAGGGCGGTTTAACTTAACTTCCCGACAGTTAATTAACCGATCCATAACTGCTTGACAGTTCCAAGTCCCATAAACCGTCCTAGTCGGTTACACCGCCCAGTAGTCACTTAGGAACCGTCCAGTAACTGTTTCGGTAACTGCTTAGTAACTGTTCCGGTAACTGATCCCGCCATTCTCCTTAGCTAATCAGTTTATGTTCATCTCAGTATCTGTTCCCGTCAGAACGTACATCAGTTAGTCCGTACATAGGCTAACTGATCTCGGAAGACAACTCCAGCTGCCTTGTATGAATCCATCCAGCTTAGTCCGACAAGCTCAACTGCTATGTTCAGACAGACAGTATCGTCTTAACCTGACCAGTACTATCCAGATGTAATGTCCAACATGTCTATCCCGTCAGATCAGTCCGACCTTGgactgatccagttcagactgcGGGATTGGGATGCTAcactaatccctcctaacctatttaaaccctaaaatctaacaagagaactactcagacatggctaagcaattcataacaatggttaagtataaaaacttcatagaataaataagataaatatcaatggatttccaatcacaaattataactttggatcttctctcatatctatcaataaaacaatgaaacacaaagaaatcacactttgcctctaacatggcggcaaagcttatataattaggatAAAACacgtcaggggcaatcttgtaaaatagtaaaatcttgggcttcaagtcggctgtgaccaaacgggctttctgcgcgcttcgctatcgatcgacaccatgacttgtgtatcgatcgattctagctctccagtatcgaccgattgtcgatctcgatggtcatctcgggtgcttgctccaaatatctccaaaatgctccaaaatcatcacttatctccaaaacattcctgatcttataaatataataaatagactctataataatataaatattagtaaaaacacaattaaactatggatgaaaatgggtcaaatccatagtctatcaataTGGAGTACGATCGGACCTGCCTTGATTTCGGAGATACAGATTTTTTTCAGAACTGGTTATATGCCGCCTGCTTCAAACTCTACACATGTTCGACTAATACCAAAAATCACCGGAACCAAGCTGGTCTCTGAATATCGCCCGATAGCTCTATGTAAAGTCTCTTACAAGGTCATCACGAAGATTATCTCACTCAGACTCAAGCCTATACTCCAAGACATCATCTCAGAGACACAGTCGGCATACGTACCCGGGAGAGCGATTTCCGACAACAACCTTATCACCCATGAAATCCTCCATAAACTTACGATGTCTGAGGCGGAAATTCATTGCTCTATGGTGGTAAtaacggatatgagtaaagccTACGACAGGCTTGAGTGGCACTTTATAGAAACTGTCCAGGAACGATTTGGTTTCGCGAGCACTTTTGTCAACCTGGTTATGCAGTGTGTGAGTTATGTCTCGTACTCATTCTCGTCAACGATTCACCACATGGGAAGGTGATTCCCTCACGTGGAATGCGGCAAGGAGATCCTCTGTCTCCATATATCTTCATATTATGTGGAGAAGTGCTATCCGGACTGTGTAGACGAGCCCAACGCAGTGGACATCTGTCGGGCCTGAAAGTGGCCACCTCAGCTCCGCTACTAAACCATCTATTATTTGCCGATGATACCATGTTTTTCATGGACACGGAGGAACAGAGCTGCTCCTCACGGATGAAGATTCTGCAACAGTATAAAAAGTCCTCCGGCCAGCTTATTAATACCGATAAATCTTCGATCTCCTTTTCAGCAAAGACCCCGCAGGTAATACGggaactgttaggggatttttgtgtaggatctttgtgagtaccacagaATGATGGACAAGGCTGGTTATTGTATAGATTTCGTGAGTGTTTGAGAGAAATAGACTTGAAGAGatattttattagatagaacaagccggaactacaatgattggtgtataaaccctagttctagccgtctagctataatctctaagtcttgaaGTGTCGAACTCtcgctttagggtttaggttccatttatatagtcttcttaaggcgggccttagtcggttggagtaggttaaactcttccatattcggaaatatggaaggttctccttatcagAAGTTTTCCTTTTCCCGGGGGAAGGGGCGGTCCTGGGGACCGGGCCCGGAGTACTTCGTAGTGGGGAAATGGGGTTCCTCCTAGCGGGGATCATGAGAACCGGGGTCCCTTCCAGCGGGGAtccagaggccggtgtcctgcctggggtctggaggaattcaatacctgagtatttttccccaacattTTTCCCCTTATTgctcgatttcgtcatcgaaatcggggaataacctgtgcactcaagcCAACCgaagttgctcattctcagtaGGCTTCCCTCAGGCAGGACATCGCTCCAGTAATCCTGCGATCCCGGGTTCCACTCAGGCCGGAACCACACTCTGAACCCGGGGGAGGACCGGTTCCCTTTCTCAAGACCGGGGTCTGGCGCTATTTGAACCGCCGGTTTCGTGTCCGAAAGGGGGAAGCTCTGGGCTTCTGATGGCGTTCTTGAAGACGGTGGAGCCTGGAGCCCTGATGTTTCCTGAGTAGGAGTTTATGTGCTGATGTGTAGAAGATAGACCAGGGGGCCAGGGCCTATTTGGTTGATGATACCAgatgttcttctttttcttcaaaaatgtGTATTTTCTCGAAGCTTCCCTTTTTGTGGGAAGAATTTTCCCTCTTTTTTTGCAAGGATCGGGTTTCCTTTTGCCGCTTATCCTTTATGTCAGGGATTCTTCAGTATATTTGGAAACATCCTTACTTCCTTTTCTAATCCGCGAAAAAGGGAATGATCCGGATATATATAAGGATTCGCGATACCTCCTAACTGGCCTCAACCCAACTCTAGCGCTGATTCCTAGTTGAGAAAGATGAACCCCGAGCTGCTTTCGTTTCCGTCCTCGCTTGTGGGTGGTCGTCCAAGGCCGCGTCGTCCAAGGCCGCGTCGTCCTTTTCCCTCTTGTGGAGACGTTCCGGAGGCTGATAGTGAAGCGGTTCCGATGGCACCCTTGAGAAGGCTCCGTTCTTGTTTCTTCGACGATGGTCCCCGTTCTGAGATCCGAGAGGGGGACCTGGCTAACATGAGGAGGAAGTACGTGATTCATCCATCAGTGGGGATGAGGAGTCCGGCTGAGTTCGAATGCGCTCCAGATGGGGTAGAGGGTGAGGTGGATGTCTATGAGGCATATCTGGAAGCAGGCTTCCGGGGCGTTATCCCTTCTCTCATAGGCGGAGTGTCATCTTTCTTTGGTTTATGTCCTTCTAAACTTACTCCTCTGACCTGGAGGACTTTAATGGCCATCCAAGTACTTGGAGAACTCCACGGATTTTCTGTCGGGGTGCATGAGATTTTATACTCTTATTACTTTGCTCCTTTGGCGAACAAAGAGGGGTTCTATCACCTTCGACCCCGTTATGGTGCCCCTATGGTCGAGGAACCTTCGAGGGGTGTCAGGGGTAATCACCCCTTCAGGGACGGTTGGAACAGCCGGTACGTGTTTGTTAAGATCCAGGAGCTGGTGGGTTATCATACGTCTTGGCGTACTGTTGGTAAGTTCTCCTtctaagttttgaattttaccATCCCTTCAGGAGCCCGATTTTGATATTTTAGCTTATTCTTTGTCAGATGTGTCCCGCCTGGTTTCCTTTGCTAGAGAAGCAGTAGCAAAGCTTATAATGGGAGTTCCTCGATGATTCCGCTGGGTGACCTTTCTGATGAGCAGGGAAGCCTTTCGTCATAGTCGTGTTTGGGGTAAGCCTTCCCTTTCTACCCGGTAAGACTTTGTCTTGTTTATTTCTTACAATACTTTTTCCAGGGAACGTGGCGAGGCTCCCGGTATCGGTTGTCTATGACAAGTATCAGAAGGTTAAAGAGTGGAAGCGGCGTCTTTCTTATACTCCTCCGCCAAGACTAGTGAGGGCTGCTTTGTCGGCTAATGGTCTATCTTccatccactacaagaaaatatagatattatgaCCATAGTTTTTGTCACAATGATTTACTTTTTCGTCACAATATTTGTATTGTGACTAATGTGTGACAAATTCTAAAAAGTCACAATAAAATGGTCACAAATCCATTTACGTATCAAAATCGCCACAGCTATAGTGACCATTAACGACGGTAACAATTTTGTCACCAATTGTGACGAAATATCAAAGTCACAAAAACGCCACAATTTGTCACGATTAAATCGTCACAATACGTCACAAACCGTGACCACATTTAGACACAGATTCGTTACATGTTGTTACCAAATTTGTGTCACCCATTAGTCATATATTTTGACCAAAATAATGTCACACATATGCGTTACAATTAGGGACGGAAGGATAGTAATTAAGTTGTCACAAACGTCTTCTATTTGTGACCTTATGTTGTTACTAATTTTGTAACATATTAttactaacaaaataaaataaaaatggcaaAATTAATATACTGTTATTACgacattattttcaaatatataaatattatatataatatgaaacacTAAAAAAACGTGAACTACCATTAAAATACTTAATAAAAGTTAACATCCAAGTCATAGAACAAAGTTAGGTTCACAAAGATATTTACACGAAAATAGACaacaaaatacataataaacaaactaaaacaCGAGATGAACATAAACTTCATGGAAAGTGGGGAGCTTTTTGGTGGTGAATCCAGGTCTAGACATTCAGATTTGTGATAGACTGAACAAGTTTCTCCTTGTTCTCAAGTCTTTTCTGAAACTGCAGATTTTCTTCGCGACTCTGTTTTAGCTCTGCTTCCACCTCTTGCAATCTTTGTGTTATTACTTCCACTTCTTCAGAAGCTTCTGGTGCATTCGATGATGCATCAAAGGATGGTACCAACTTACTGTGTAGTGCTCCAAGTCCAAAGACACGTCCCTGTTTAGACATTCCAGCAGCCTGATACAAATGACAAAACAtgagaacaaaaacaaaagcatTGCAAAAATTtaactacaaaaataaatagtatatgCCACTAGACACGTCAAAAAATCAAGGTGTAGTTTGTAGAGAAACAAACAAGTCACAACAACATTAACTAGTTTGACACTTAAGAAACATATTAATACTACCCCATTTTACAATCATAAGTCCGTTATGTACTCGTTCTTGTTAGACACAAATAAGAGAAATGATCAATAACGTAACTAACTCTAAATATTCATGTATAGTAAAACATgacaaaacattatttaaaaatgatggcAGTATAATTTAGAATATTACCTTGACataaatctcatttttctcacaTTGGTCAAGATTCTCAAGAGTTACATTCTCTATACCAGAAGATTCGAGCTGTCCCAAGCGTTCTTCTACATGCTTCTCATAGGTTTCGGCAACCAATCGAGCTCGCTCATCAACGTAAGTTCCATCGGGTCTTTGATGTGTTTTCTTCATTACAGCAATAAAAGAGAAGTCTTCGTTGTTTGCTTCCTACAAACAATTAAGAAtagatagaaaataaataatacaaaattatcAGAAACTAAGAATGGAAAAATAAACATTACCAGCACATCCTGAACTTTGGCATATGAACATGAACCCGCTCTATGTCGATGCGGACCTAAACCATTGCGATCAGACAAACGAGAAGCACGTGCACTCGCACTCGTTTTCTTAGCTTTTGGTGTTGCCCAATAAGCTTGCATAGTGGTCCAATAGTCAGACAAAATCCAGTCAGGTTTTACTCCTCCTTTCTTTGCAACACTTACCATTCCTTTGAGGCGATAGGCAGCAAGTTTCTTAAACTCCTTTTCAACTGAATAGTTGATCGAAGCATCCCAATTGAACTTTttctgaaaatatattatagcaAAGATGATTAGTTAAGTATAAAACCATTATAGCATTAGTTATAAAACATACCTTAAACATCGAAAACCATGTTCGCTTATAATAAGGTGGCACTTTTTTCCAAGAGTACCATGGTCCTTTAAAACAACCTTGAATGATCTTTCTGATTGCAGTTGACACTTCGGTGTTGTGTTTAAACCTGTTCCATTGAGataaaattagtaataaattataaatctgaGACAACTCAATTGGTAATTGGAAAAAAATCAGTACCATTTAGATCCATTCGTTCGAGAATGATGGAGCATGGGTAAAGATGTACGAACTACATACGAGTCTTCCATATGCACACTTGGTTGAGAATTTGCAACATGTGTAGGTGAGCGAGCAGGGGAAATGGGATCTTGTGAACCAACAGAACGGTAATTTAGTGAACTTCCGTACGAGCGCCCACCTATTGTTTGCGAAGCCATCTAGAAAACCAATCAATCAAATAAGGTATAATGTAATCATGAATATAAATGACTCATTATAAACAAATGAAAACCAGAAACTATCAATCTACGTTTACTCGTTAATTCTACTAGAATCCAAAaagtcaaataaaaattaattaaacctAACTTCTCAAAATCTAGAATCAAGTAGAAATTACCTTCTTAACAGGAAGATGGCAAAGAGAGcaacaaataaaagagaaaatctAGAAAGATAATCTCTTCCTTAGAGTTTCTAGAGGCAGAGGTTATCAAATGCCTTAGGTAATGGTGTATTTTGGGGTTTTAATAGGTTTGTGAAATTTTTGGCAGCACTTAAGCGgtataataaaaagtttatggCTCCACTTAACAAAATTTAAGGCGGTCTattgaaaaaaattagagaTACCCACTAGCTAATTATAAGACGTGtgtttattttaacaaaaatatcacTTATTTACaatgataattttttataaagaaaatatttcaaattgggAAGTCATGTTGGACCGAAGAATATAACCGTCTTGATCTTTTGAAGACACAAACGATAAATAAATTTGATGCCAAACAAAATAATCTGCGAGGGATAATTCAATCGTTCAACTTCAATAATAGTACTTTTCTTAAGCTCTTTTGCTTATTGGGTCTCTACAGACACACATGTGCATCTACACTTATACGTGTACTTCTAAAGGCTTAAAAGAATAGATACAATGATTTTTCAAATAGATAATATGGCCAAGAAGTAATTAAATATAACTGCAGAAAAACACCACAAACAATATTAAATGATtcatatgaattattattaaccTCGAATCCCCGTGACCGACTTCAAGCACACATATGTAAACTCCAACTTCTCTCATTAGCAGCCATTAACTTAAATCACAGCTTCttggtattttcattaaaaCCACAAGAACTTATCTCCAGGGACCAATGATGAGACATCATCTCCAACTCTAAGCCACTTGAAGAACTTTAAATTCTCGATCTCTTTTAGAACACCTCGCTCTGACTATCTTTAGTCGTATGATTTCTTCTTTTCAGGTAAAACAAAATTGACCCAACTAAGAGCAGAAGCTGAATAAGTCGTTATCCGATACTCTTAACTCATTTATACACACTCGCAAGATGGCTCAACGGCAACATATATAAGCATCACTCGTAATGAACATGGGGCTGATTTCCTTGAAGCACAAGTTAATTAATTGATTTCAAGAATTGAACGGAATGAAACGTTACCTAAAAtttcaaagttaaataaaagaagtttaaatcaaaataaatgcaaacgttaaatcaaaataaaacacaaacgGCGACCAGTTTACTCAGAGTCTTCGTCTGTCACTTCAATATCTGAATTCCCATCTTCATCATCTGAACCAGATTCATCGTTAACATTCACATCATCTAGGTCTTCTACTTGACCATGCAGATTTGTTAACGTCTCGACTTCCACGGAATCAACATTTATAATTGGAGAATCATTTTCAGACTGCATTGCAGTAAAATCTAAGTTTCCATCAACCAAAACTTTTCCTCTTGGTTGTATCACTATTGCTGCTTCCCATTGTTGTTCTCTTTTCCGAGTTACCCGCGGATATGGAACATAACACACTTGATCTGCTTGTGAAGCCAAAATAAAAGGATCATATTTTCCATAGCGCTTTGTAACATTAACATCGATGATGCCTGACTTGTTTCTCCTTATACCTCTTCCACTGGTTGAATCATACCAG includes:
- the LOC125590321 gene encoding uncharacterized protein LOC125590321 — protein: MASQTIGGRSYGSSLNYRSVGSQDPISPARSPTHVANSQPSVHMEDSYVVRTSLPMLHHSRTNGSKWFKHNTEVSTAIRKIIQGCFKGPWYSWKKVPPYYKRTWFSMFKKKFNWDASINYSVEKEFKKLAAYRLKGMVSVAKKGGVKPDWILSDYWTTMQAYWATPKAKKTSASARASRLSDRNGLGPHRHRAGSCSYAKVQDVLEANNEDFSFIAVMKKTHQRPDGTYVDERARLVAETYEKHVEERLGQLESSGIENVTLENLDQCEKNEIYVKAAGMSKQGRVFGLGALHSKLVPSFDASSNAPEASEEVEVITQRLQEVEAELKQSREENLQFQKRLENKEKLVQSITNLNV